CCCTGGCCCTGCTCAGCCCAGCCCCTGTCTGCCCAGGGAGCCCACTCCCCTCACTAGAGGCAGGACCAGTGGAGAAGCCCAGGGCAGGTTCTTTGGGCATCCCGTCTTTGCTCAGCTACAAGAGTCCAGGATTGCTGGGGGAAGGGACGGTCTCCCCCAGGTTCCTGAagggttcaaagaaatcagagGCCTGTGCCAGCGTGTCCTCGCTCCAGACAGGAGAGCAAAGCCCAGGGAAGCCAGAGATCATCCAGTATAAGCCTTCAGGTCTTCTATGGGGAAAACAAGTTCTGAGAGTGCCAGCCCAAACCTGaggagccccccacccctcaaAGGGATTATGCAGACAGAGGCTGGGTGGGATTAGGCAGTGGGTACTTGAGTACTGCATAGCGGCCAGGCTAGACGATGGCCTCTCCAACTTATTtttcctgcccccaccctggaCCCCATGCCCAGTTCTTCCTGTCCAAGATGCTCTGGGGAAAGGCAAGGGCAGGGCAGGTGCAGGCAAAGACCCCACGGCCCCACTTCCAAGACAGCACCCACCTTGGTCCCTAAGAGCCCTCTCTCCAGGGAGCTGGGATGAGGACCCTGCTGGGGCTGGGTGGAGCTGTCCTCCCTGCTCCCAGACTGCGAGGCAGGTGAAGTTTGCCCTTGGGCCCTCTGCGCCTCCACCCTTCAGCTGTTCTCCCTGCTTACCTGCCCCCACACCTACTAGGTCAGTGACTTTCTACTCTCCTTCTGCCTTAAATTCACCTGGTGAGGTTTAAATGCCCCATCAATTCCATCTGGGAGTGGGAAATGCTGCTCAGGCACCcagcctctctcccttccctctggaCCCCATTTCCGCCCCCTCAGTGTCCTGTTCTTGTTATCCTTTAACTCAAACTGTGAGATCAGAGGCTTCATGGCTGCCCCAGGCAAAGGTGAGGATCTGCAAGTTAGGGATGTCCTCCGCCTTCCAGAGTGTGTGAGGGCTCAAAACCCCACAGCCGAGAATTACCCCAGAGCAGGGCAAGTACTACACCTGTGGGTATACAAGGTTGGGGGATCTCAGTGCTGACTGAGCACTTGTCTGGGGGTCCCAGGAAACAACCCAGTGGAGATGGCGTACCTGGGTTTTGATGAGTGAATAGGAGTTTGTCATAAGAAGAGGGGGAAGGGTGAATGTAAAGTCAAATTTTCATTCTTGTACTTTCTTAAGAGGAGAAGCAGCAGCTTTAGCCCGGACTCTAATCAGGTGCCGGTTTCTTGAAAACGCTTGTTGGAAGGGAATTCTGAGTAAGCCACATGCTCCCTCCGATGGTAATAATGGGATTTGCATCCACGCCGCCTTCCTGTCTCGCCCCCTACTccaaccccactccccaccccaatcACCCGACCAAGGCTGTGTTGGTGATGGTTGTGTGTTTGAGAGGAATTCGTTCATCCACTCACTTCTCAGCCTTGGCTGCTCTTTGTGACTCAGCACCGGTGTGAACTGTGGAAAAATCCcaaaaagaagtgaaagttccCTGGAGTGGGAAGGGAAAGTGTTCACGAGAGCCCGGGCCAGAGACTCAGACTGTCACCTGGCTCCGTGGCTCTCGGCCCCAGCTGCTCCCCAAGGCATCTGGGAGCTTGTAAAGCAGCAGCTTGCGTGACCCACCCCAGGATTCatattcagtaggtctggagggGATCACAGGGATCCGGCTGTTCAAAAAAGCACCTGGGTTCTTCCGTGGTGCTTCCAGGGTGCAGAACCTGGGACTCGGGTGAAGCCTCGGGTTTCATGGAGGAGGGAACCAAAGGGCAGAGAGAGGAAGTGACTCAGCCAGGACCGTTTCCCCTCCAGAGCAGCTGGAGTTTCCCTCAGTGTGGCAGGCTCGGCGGGCTCTACGGATAGAATATTCTAGAGACATGAGTCCCCTTCACTGCTCTGACTTCTCCCTAGGAGAGCCACAGTCCTGGAATGCCCCTCTTCTGGTTTGCCTTGCTGCTCCACCCAAGAAGCTCCCAGAAGCCCACCTCCTCCTAAAGGCCACCTCCTCCTGAGAGCCCCCCAGGCTGACCTGCCCCATTCCTGTTCGTTTCCCCCTCACGTCCGGCCTTGAGGGAGACCCTGTCTTGGGTACAGACatactgaattattttttattcacattttatttgtcaTCAGTGAGCCCACATTTACGTTGGCTCAGTAGTAAGTCGCTAAGTGCTCCCCAGCGTGGCTCTGATCCATGATGCTTCTCCGCCCACGCctggcctctctctcttctctcggCTCTCCAAGCCCACAGGACGGCACCTTCCCCAGCTCTGCTCTGGACgtgggtgtgtgtctgggctGCTCCcggtggctgggggtggggagactcCGCAAGGCCCTGAGGGGCTACGCTGCCAGGTGAGAAAAACTGGGTGGGAGCCGGGGTCCTGGGTTCCAGCCCTGAAACCCCTGGACAAATCacttcctctctctgggcctcagtttccccgcctATAAAATGCAGGTTGTCTGATTTGGTCTCTAAGGACCTTTGCCACTCAAGCGTTCTGTGATTCTGATGGGTTGGCGGTTTTCAGGGCCTGGGGTCAGCGGATTAGGACAAAGAGCAGAATTCTCAAGAAAGGGTGCCcactctgcccctgccccagtaCACCCCCCTGCCCAGCTGGCACACACACGCCCCAGTGTCTCCACACACGCCTGGTCATTTAACTCCAGGAACCTGGTCCCCCTGCCGGCTCTCGCCTGCCTCCCCCTCTCAGGGCGCACAGACCCAGAGGAGAACGCCGACACCAGGTGGCACCACGATCCCGCTGATCCTCAGAAGGGGCCTCCGCAGGGGAGGGCGGAGGGAGGATGGGCTCCCTCCACTGCAGAAACGCCCCCGAGGCCGCTGGCCTCACCATGACGCGGGCCCCAGGGGCACCCGACGCCTTCTCGGCCTGACTTTGTCCCCGATGGGTCCTTGCTGAATGGACGGAGGAGGGGGCGCAGGAGGATGTGGCCCGACCTGACCTCACTGCCCAGTCCCTGCCCCCGGCCCTGGGGTTAACCACACCAGCACACAGCTATGTGGGTGGGGTGGGTCCAAGCGgggtcccctggccccaagagAGGAAAAGGGGTGGCCTGGGCTCGGCACCAGGCTCTGGAGGGTGAGAGGCAGACGACCAGCTCTTGCAGGGTCCCCCAGGCCCAACCCCCAGCTGGGGGTGCCCTTGGGGAACATGTCAGAGCACACGAACGTGGCACAGAGGGCCTCAGTGTTGGGAGTCCAGGGGTCTCTGCAGCATCCCCCAGGCGGGGCAGCTCCCAGTGCCTGTGGCAGTGACACAGAGGCACCGGCGGCCTAGAACTCCTGTGCGTTGGGACTCCCCAGCCCTCTCTGTCTCGCATTCGGAAGCCAGACGGAGTCCTCTGCCCCGGGGCTCAGAGCCCAGGATGGGGATGCCGGGCTCCTTGCTTCAGCAGGCAGACGGGCGCCTGAGCAAGTAACTGAAAGCTGCAGGAGGCAGGGCTGTCTTTGCACCCCAACTTGGAGACGAGGTTTGTGGACCTTACaggaggaatggagggagggagaaaggcaggCGAAGGGAGCAGCCTTTTCTGCAGCAGACTTTATTATTAGCAGGGGGTGGCACTGGGCAGGAGGAGGTGAGGCCCACCCAGGGGGCCCGCTGAGCCGGAAGCTTCCTTCAACCGACAGCTTCTCGGTGATGGGGTCCCAGGTCAAGGGGCTACAGGAGACGGCACATCCTTGGCTTTGCCACTGGCCCTGGAGTATTGGGTGGGCACAGCCGACTCTGAAAA
This genomic stretch from Choloepus didactylus isolate mChoDid1 chromosome 6, mChoDid1.pri, whole genome shotgun sequence harbors:
- the FXYD2 gene encoding sodium/potassium-transporting ATPase subunit gamma isoform X4 encodes the protein MMVAAPTRTWTLSTMAKDSAVGAIGVGKSSKMSCNNRVGCAHPILQGQWQSQGCAVSCSPLTWDPITEKLSVEGSFRLSGPPGWASPPPAQCHPLLIIKSAAEKAAPFACLSPSLHSSCKVHKPRLQVGVQRQPCLLQLSVTCSGARLPAEARSPASPSWALSPGAEDSVWLPNARQRGLGSPNAQEF
- the FXYD2 gene encoding sodium/potassium-transporting ATPase subunit gamma isoform X2; translated protein: MVSTDHPFFEPDLEKVAAPTRTWTLSTMAKDSAVGAIGVGKSSKMSCNNRVGCAHPILQGQWQSQGCAVSCSPLTWDPITEKLSVEGSFRLSGPPGWASPPPAQCHPLLIIKSAAEKAAPFACLSPSLHSSCKVHKPRLQVGVQRQPCLLQLSVTCSGARLPAEARSPASPSWALSPGAEDSVWLPNARQRGLGSPNAQEF
- the FXYD2 gene encoding sodium/potassium-transporting ATPase subunit gamma isoform X3 encodes the protein MWPQLLPWTGGTWVAAPTRTWTLSTMAKDSAVGAIGVGKSSKMSCNNRVGCAHPILQGQWQSQGCAVSCSPLTWDPITEKLSVEGSFRLSGPPGWASPPPAQCHPLLIIKSAAEKAAPFACLSPSLHSSCKVHKPRLQVGVQRQPCLLQLSVTCSGARLPAEARSPASPSWALSPGAEDSVWLPNARQRGLGSPNAQEF